GGCCTTCGCCCGCTGGGTGGCGCACAACGTCAAGCCGCACAAGGTGCCGGGCTACGCCAGCGTGGTGCTGTCGACCAAGCCCGGGATCGCCGCGCCCCCCGGCGACGTGACGGCAGCGCAGATGGAGTCGGTGGCCGACTGGTCCGAGGACTTCGGTTTTGGCGAGATCCGCATCGCCCACGAGCAGAACATCGTCTTGCCGGACGTGCCCAAGTCCGCGCTGTACCGGCTGTGGCAACTGGCCGGCGAGCAGGGCCTGGGCAGCGCCAACGCCGGCCTGCTGACCGACATCATCGCCTGCCCCGGCGGTGACTTCTGCGCCCTGGCCAACGCCAAGTCGATCCCCATCGCCCAGGCGATCCAGGCGCGTTTCGACGACCTCGACTACCTGCACGACCTGGGCGACATCAGCCTGAACATCTCCGGCTGCATGAACGCCTGCGGCCACCACCACATCGGCAACATCGGCATCCTCGGCGTCGACAAGAGCGGCAGCGAGTGGTACCAGGTCACCCTCGGCGGCGCCCAGGGCAAGCACAGCGCGCTGGGCAAGGTCATCGGCCCGTCGTTCAGCGCCGAGGAAATCCCCCAGGTGATCGAACGCATCATCGCCACCTTCGTGCGTTACCGGGAAAGCGAGGAGCTGTTCGTCGACACCGTGCAGCGCATCGGCCTGGAGCCATTCAAGGAGCGGGTCTATCCGAAGGTAATGGAGGTACAGCCATGAGCGGGCGCTACAGCCTTGAGCCAGTTATCGCAGGCCAGGACGGGAGGGCAAAGCCATGAACAATCTGTTGCGCCTGCACGATGGCGAGGCCGGGCGGGTCGATAACGATCCCTGGACCCTGGTGCGCGAGGCCGATGGCGAACTGCCCGCCGGGCCGTTGCTGCTGCCGCTGGCGCGCTGGCTGATCCGCCGCATCGAGCACCAGCCGGCGCGGGACGGGGTCTGGCTAGGCCCGGACGACGAAGTGGAAAGCCTGCGCCCCTGGCTCAAGCTGATTCCGCTGATTGCCCTGGATTTCCCCAGCTTTCGCGACGGCCGCGCCTACAGCCAGGCGTACCTGCTGCGCACCCGGCTGGGCTGGATGGGCGAGTTGCGGGCCGTCGGCGACGTGCTGCGCGACCAGCTCAGCCATATGCGCCAATGCGGTTTCGACAGCTTCGCCATTCGCGAGGACAAGTGCGCCGACGACGCCCTCAAGGGACTGGCGGGCATGAGCGTGCTCTACGGGCGCTCGGCGATCGAGCCGCGGCCCCTGTTCCGCCGGCGCTGAAGACGGCGGCGCAGACGTCGAAGGAGGGTAGTGAAGAGGCGCCGCACGCAGCCGTCGCGGGCCGGGGCGCCGTTGACTGGCGTCGGTGGCGCGGCGGCAAGGTATTTGTCCTTGGGCCGATGATGGCACTTTGGTAGAGTCGCACTCCTTGAACAGGAGCCAGGGAACGGCGTCCGGCGCTCGGTCGCAGGCGTGCCTGGCATGAGCCATCCATGGAAGAGAGTCGCGGCTGTGAGCGTTGCCAAAAAGATACTCGGGTTGTTTTCGTTATTGCTGATCCTGACCCTGTGGGTCGGCTATTTCTACGTCTACCAGGACGCGCGCAGCGGACGCCTGGGCGACACGTTCGACAGCTACGGCCAGTGCGGGGGCGACTGGGGCAGTCCGAGCAACTTCTTTGCCCGTGACTACCTGATGCTCAGGGTGACCAACAGCACCCAGGGCGAGTTCAGCGTGTCGGGGGTGGTCAATGTGTCCGAACGCACCTACAACCGCTACGAACTGGGGCGTTATCCCCTGAAGCTGCGCCTGGAGCCGCTGCAGGCGTCCTACAGCGTGCCGCCGCTGTTCTTCGAAGAGGTCAAGGTCAAGCCGCTGAACCGCAACTTCAATTCGCCCCACAAGAATGCCTACGCCGACCTGGAAAGCCGGCCGATCTGGGTCGTGGGCGAGTCCACGCGGTTTCCCCTGGAGGTTTACCGTTACGGCTACAAGCCGGTGCTGTACATCCTCAAGGGCAACGAGCAGGTCGACCTGCCGTTCAAGCGCATCGCCACCAAGCTGGACCTGTCCAATACCTTCACCCCGACCCGGGTCTACAACCCCACCGACTACATCGACGAAGCGAACAGCCTGGTGCAGCCCGGCGATTATCCGGCCTATGGCGCCAGCGAGTGCGCGTTCACCATCGAGCGCAAGGGGACGTTCAAGATCATCGTCCTGCTGCTGTTGCTGGTGCTTTGCCTGCCGCTGTTGATGGTGGTGTACCGCGACGAGCCCGCCATCGATTTCCTCGCCACGCTGCTGGGCGTGGCGGCGGTGCGGGTATTCCTGCTCGGGCCGCTGCAGGACTACCAGCTCTACGGCATCGACTTCGTGTTCGGCGCGGTGATTATCCTGGGGGGCACGCTGTCCCTGCTCAAGGCCATGCGGATCAACGCCTTGCGCGAGGCGGCGGCACGCCGGGGGACGACCTGGTAGCGGGTGGCGGCCCGGGGTTTTTCAGGGCGGTCGCGGGACGGCTGTGTCTGTCAAATCTGATGAGATTTCTTCCGGTTTTCTCACCGATTAATCTGGTTTTTCTGTACTGATACGTCGGTAATTGGCTATACCTACAACTCCTAAAGTCGGCATTGCGTCCGGCTTTTCTTACAGGAGTTACCTTATGAAGCTTGCACGAATCACTGGCGCGCTATGTATCGTCTCTCTTGGGTTGGCGGGCTGTTCCAGCAACGTCACCCAGCCAGACGAATACTCCGGCTTTCTCGGCGACTACAGCCAGCTCAAGGAGGCCAAGTCGCCATCGGGCGTCGAGGTGATGCGTTGGGTCGATCCCAAGCTGGACCTGAAGCGGTACCGCAGCGTCTATATCGAGCCCACCCAGTTCTATCCCAAGCCGCAACCGACGGCGAAGATCCCGCAGAACACCCTCAACGGCATCAACCGTTACTACGACGAGGCGCTCAAGCGTGAAATCGGCAAGGACCTGCCGCTGGCTACCGGCCCGGGGCCGGGGGTCATCGTGGTGCGCGCGGCGATCACGGCAGTGAGCAGCAAGACCCAGGGCCTGAAACCCTATGAAATCATTCCGGTGGCCCTGGTGGCGGCGGCGGTGAGCACCGCCAGCGGCATCCGCGACCAGGAAACCACCCTGGGCACCGAGGCGCAGTTCATCGACGGCGGCACCAACAAGGTGCTCGCCCAGGTGGTGCGCAAGGGCAGCGGCAAGGCCCTGGAAAACGATACCCAGGTGATGCAGCCTTCGGACGTCAAGAACGTCATCGACGGTTGGGCCTCGGACCTGCACCAGTCCTATCTGCGGATAAAGAAGTAAGCGCGTTCGCAAGCCTTTTCCGAACGTTTCCGGTTAGCCCGGTCGGGGTCGGGGCTGCTGCCCGACCCCTTCGCCGGGCCTCCCATCCAGCGTTCCAAGCAGACCGCTCATGTGGCCGGGGCGAGGGCGCAGGGGCGCGTTTTCAGCACCATCATCCTGTACAGAGCCTGCTCGCAAGCGCCAGCGGCGAGCGGCACCGAGGCTCTGGCCGGTTTTTCGTATTCAAGTAGATTGTGATTATTTCCATGTACTTTAAGTGGTTAAGTTAATGTGATTTATAAAAAGTAATAAATTCAATAAAAACAATGATTTGAATAAGTATATTAATGTGAATTGTCATAAATTTTCGGTGTCATCAGGGAGTTTTTCGGCATGCCCGTGGTTGAACGCACGACTTTCATCGCCGGCCGCAGCCCGGCCCAGGTCCTGGATTTCTGCCTGGAAGGCGCCAATTTTCCGAAGGTCTTTCCCGAGCCCGTCACTCCCCTGGGTGCGCTCGACCTCGACAACCTGCGTATCAGCGCCGGGCGCGAGTTCAGCTTTCGGCACTGGATGTGGGGCGTCATACCGGCGACCTGGACCGTGGTCATCCGCGAGGTCGGCGACCGGCATTTCATCGACGAGATGCTCAAGGGGCCGCTGCGTGCCTTTCGCCATGAACACCGGGTCGAGGCCGCCGACGGGGGGACCCTGTACACCGACCGGGTGACGTATCGGGCGCTGGGCGGTGCCCTCGTGGAGCGGCTGCTGGTCAATGCCTATATGGCGCGCATCTTCGAGGCCCGGCACCGCAATATGGTGCGCCTGCTGCGCTGATGCCGGGCCGAGGGACAAATTGCAGCTCAGGCATAGGTGGCCGAGGTATTTCATGGTTAACTTCGGCCTCTCGATTTTTTTTAAGCTGTTCAACGACAACCGTTCAAAAGGACTCCGTTCATGGCTCAAGTCACTCTTAAAGGCAACCCGGTTCAAGTCAACGGCCAACTGCCCCAGGCCGGCACCAAGGCCCCGGCCTTTTCCCTGGTGGGCGCCGGCCTTGCCGACATCACCCTGAGCAGCTTTGCCGGCAAGCGCAAAGTGCTGAACATCTTCCCGAGCGTCGACACCCCGACCTGCGCCACTTCCGTGCGCAAGTTCAATGCCCAGGCCAGCGGCCTGAACAACACCGTGGTGCTGTGCATTTCCGCCGACCTGCCGTTCGCCCAGGCGCGCTTCTGCGGTGCCGAAGGCCTGGACAACGTGCAGAACCTGTCGACCCTGCGCGGCCGCGAATTCATCGAGAACTACGGCGTGGCCATCGCCGACGGCCCGCTGGCCGGCCTGACCGCACGCGCGGTGGTGGTGCTGGATGAGAACGACAACGTGCTGCACAGCGAACTGGTCAAGGAAATCGCCGAAGAGCCCAACTACGAAGCGGCCCTGGCCGTTCTCAAGTAACAGCTTTTACAATTATTCACGGCCTGGCCCTGCCCAGGCCGTTTTCATTTGTGCTTCAGTGGCTTAGCCGATATTGGCGAACGTAAGCCCAAGGTAAATTGCCGGTAAAGGCGCTTTGCTAAATACCGGCCAGTGCTTATCTTTCAGCCACCTGAAAAAGATCCCCTCGCGCCCAATGGTTGATCACTCCATGCAATCCTCCGTTTCCCGCAACTCCCG
This portion of the Pseudomonas sp. MRSN 12121 genome encodes:
- a CDS encoding DUF934 domain-containing protein, with translation MNNLLRLHDGEAGRVDNDPWTLVREADGELPAGPLLLPLARWLIRRIEHQPARDGVWLGPDDEVESLRPWLKLIPLIALDFPSFRDGRAYSQAYLLRTRLGWMGELRAVGDVLRDQLSHMRQCGFDSFAIREDKCADDALKGLAGMSVLYGRSAIEPRPLFRRR
- a CDS encoding DUF3313 domain-containing protein, which gives rise to MKLARITGALCIVSLGLAGCSSNVTQPDEYSGFLGDYSQLKEAKSPSGVEVMRWVDPKLDLKRYRSVYIEPTQFYPKPQPTAKIPQNTLNGINRYYDEALKREIGKDLPLATGPGPGVIVVRAAITAVSSKTQGLKPYEIIPVALVAAAVSTASGIRDQETTLGTEAQFIDGGTNKVLAQVVRKGSGKALENDTQVMQPSDVKNVIDGWASDLHQSYLRIKK
- the tpx gene encoding thiol peroxidase, with the protein product MAQVTLKGNPVQVNGQLPQAGTKAPAFSLVGAGLADITLSSFAGKRKVLNIFPSVDTPTCATSVRKFNAQASGLNNTVVLCISADLPFAQARFCGAEGLDNVQNLSTLRGREFIENYGVAIADGPLAGLTARAVVVLDENDNVLHSELVKEIAEEPNYEAALAVLK
- a CDS encoding SRPBCC family protein, coding for MPVVERTTFIAGRSPAQVLDFCLEGANFPKVFPEPVTPLGALDLDNLRISAGREFSFRHWMWGVIPATWTVVIREVGDRHFIDEMLKGPLRAFRHEHRVEAADGGTLYTDRVTYRALGGALVERLLVNAYMARIFEARHRNMVRLLR